Proteins from a single region of Lysinibacillus sp. JNUCC-52:
- a CDS encoding DUF6241 domain-containing protein: MKRKTKATIVIIVMMVIFGIFSYIKFTEQTEKPVPEKEKSPVVENSGEPLEDKKVTEEELLYPNNLGEQKVSEAIHSMSHQKVQSGAQWGHTQITQEKVDRLLAVCKMNDYEHNDLYIPILERWSKGDFSNAVDDHNQIWKMHQGGNENAPGKATRLSTPEEEEYYKKEYFGNKSDIQNETNYGAQR; the protein is encoded by the coding sequence ATGAAAAGAAAAACAAAGGCGACTATCGTTATCATTGTAATGATGGTCATTTTTGGGATTTTTAGTTACATTAAATTCACCGAACAAACGGAGAAACCTGTTCCTGAAAAAGAAAAATCACCTGTTGTTGAAAATTCTGGAGAACCACTTGAAGATAAAAAAGTTACAGAGGAAGAACTGCTATATCCTAATAATTTAGGTGAACAAAAGGTGAGCGAAGCCATTCACAGCATGTCTCACCAAAAGGTTCAATCTGGTGCTCAGTGGGGTCACACGCAAATAACACAAGAAAAAGTTGACCGATTGTTGGCTGTATGTAAAATGAACGATTATGAACATAACGATCTTTACATTCCCATTTTGGAAAGATGGTCGAAAGGTGATTTTTCAAACGCCGTTGACGACCATAATCAAATATGGAAAATGCATCAAGGCGGAAATGAAAACGCTCCAGGAAAAGCAACTCGTTTGTCGACTCCAGAGGAGGAAGAATATTATAAAAAAGAATATTTCGGAAATAAATCTGACATTCAAAATGAAACAAACTATGGCGCTCAGCGATGA